The proteins below come from a single Drosophila miranda strain MSH22 chromosome Y unlocalized genomic scaffold, D.miranda_PacBio2.1 Contig_Y1_pilon, whole genome shotgun sequence genomic window:
- the LOC117189378 gene encoding protein Wnt-5-like isoform X2 — translation MNVFKRKHCPLWIVCLICVFLMASRTNAAAGSQGVPTWMCLGLRSPFIEFGSQEEQLANTSIPLNITKDEQAYMHQEGLRKLGTFIKPVDLRDSQTGFVKADLTKRLTNDPPRSRRIHPIQEEMDQKQIVLLDDDTDENGLPASLTDEDRKFIVPMALKNASPDPGWLDSASSHPPVVKSTFVAASNTQRRATQIAHSSTSTKLEVDPTSNIDDLKKHILFLHNMTKTNTNFESKFVKFPSLQKDKAKQSAGSPTNVKRPPRPVFQYAAPIAPPTRKVPHGAHTPGQQPFGGYYHNDEDINTLSSFLKPVADTNDSAQSDGNRKLDNIPIVPQVHLLNEDESTTRSTTEETVPTIVSPGNLEPARTTKRPACLRNPESPKCIRQRRREEQQRQRERDEWFRGQSEYIQPRFQPIIQTINNTRRFAVSIEIPDSFKAHSALTSPFDEAEDERLNRMKRSQPSGQKAMKEITEGSAEKKFDKLARETDYFDRDIVMTSADVASESDFLIAKMTQNGLVSPKEQYNDTTSRLNAYSEKIDLNPNSCYKINGLSYGQKKQCVKHTSVMPAISRGARAAIQECQFQFKSRRWNCSTTNDETVFGPMTSLAAPEMAFIHALAAATVTSFIARACRDGQLASCGCSRGNRPKQLHDDWTWGGCGDNLEYAYKFATDFIDVREKEAHRETRGVRKRTREITLKTLMQADATFLINAKNDTIDNSSKELSKKSSANNNYLRKDLVVTATPLKLQKKENSGPGLPDDLFELQQRITKEILNSKLEGREMLVLQIKYVCKHVYG, via the exons atGAATGTTTTTAAAAGGAAGCATTGCCCATTGTGGATTGTATgtttaatttgtgtttttcTGATGGCGTCGCGGACTAATGCCGCGGCTGGATCGCAAGGTGTGCCAACATGGAT GTGTCTTGGACTAAGATCGCCATTTATTGAATTTGGAAGTCAAGAGGAACAGCTGGCGAATACAAGTATTCCTCTTAATATCACTAAAGATGAACAAGCATATATGCATCAAGAGGGTCTGCGTAAACTTGGTACTTTTATAAAACCTGTAGATTTGCGAGACTCTCAGACTGGTTTTGTAAAAGCAGATCTCACTAAAAGACTGACAAATGATCCGCCAAGATCTCGCCGGATTCATCCGATACAGGAAGAAATGGATCAGAAACAAATTGTACTTCTTGATGATGATACTGATGAAAATGGTCTGCCCGCTAGCTTAACTGATGAGGATCGCAAGTTTATAGTGCCAATGGCACTAAAAAATGCATCACCTGATCCTGGGTGGCTTGATTCTGCCTCTTCCCATCCACCAGTTGTAAAATCGACATTCGTAGCCGCTTCCAATACACAACGTCGAGCCACGCAAATAGCACATAGCAGTACATCGACGAAACTAGAAGTGGACCCTACTTCCAATATAGACGATTTGAAGAAGCACATACTATTCTTGCACAATATGACTAAAACCAATACAAACTTTGAGTCAAAGTTTGTTAAATTCCCAAGCTTGCAAAAAGACAAAGCTAAGCAGTCTGCTGGTTCACCAACGAACGTGAAACGTCCGCCTAGACCGGTTTTCCAATATGCAGCGCCGATAGCGCCGCCCACACGCAAAGTTCCGCACGGCGCACATACTCCAGGTCAACAGCCGTTTGGCGGTTACTACCATAACGATGAAGATATAAATACTTTGTCGTCTTTTCTTAAACCAGTTGCGGATACCAATGATTCTGCTCAAAGCGATGGGAATAGAAAGTTGGATAATATTCCCATAGTGCCTCAAGTACACTTGTTGAATGAGGATGAGTCAACGACCCGGTCAACCACTGAAGAGACAGTGCCCACCATAGTAAGTCCAGGAAATTTGGAACCGGCACGCACAACGAAGCGCCCGGCTTGTCTTCGTAATCCAGAATCACCAAAATGTATACGTCAGCGGCGACGAGAAGAGCAACAGCGCCAACGGGAACGAGATGAGTGGTTTCGAGGTCAATCAGAATACATACAACCTCGGTTTCAGCCTATCATACAAACGATCAATAATACTAGACGTTTCGCTGTCTCTATTGAGATACCAGATTCCTTTAAAGCACATTCCGCCTTGACTTCACCATTCGACGAAGCAGAGGATGAAAGGCTGAATCGTATGAAGCGCTCGCAACCAAGCGGTCAGAAAGCCATGAAAGAAATCACTGAAGGCTCAGCTGAAAAGAAATTTGATAAACTGGCTCGTGAAACTGATTATTTCGACCGAGATATTGTGATGACATCGGCAGATGTCGCAAGTGAAAGCGATTTCCTGATCGCTAAGATGACTCAAAACGGCTTGGTATCACCTAAAGAACAGTACAATGATACAACTTCAAGACTAAATGCCTACTCAGAAAAAATAGACCTAAATCCTAATAGCTGTTATAAAATCAATGGCTTAAGCTACGGCCAGAAAAAACAATGTGTAAAGCATACTAGTGTTATGCCAGCGATTAGTCGTGGTGCCCGTGCAGCTATTCAA GAGTgccaatttcaatttaaaaGTCGTCGCTGGAACTGCAGTACAACTAACGATGAAACCGTTTTTGGTCCCATGACAAGTTTAG CGGCACCAGAAATGGCATTTATTCATGCTCTTGCAGCAGCAACGGTGACCAGCTTCATTGCCCGTGCGTGTCGAGATGGCCAGTTAGCGTCGTGTGGCTGCTCGCGTGGGAATCGGCCTAAACAGCTTCACGACGATTGGACGTGGGGGGGTTGTGGTGACAACCTGGAATACGCTTATAA ATTTGCTACCGATTTCATCGATGTGCGTGAGAAAGAGGCTCACCGTGAAACTCGCGGCGTTCGTAAAAGGACTCGCGAAATTACCTTGAAGACTTTAATGCAGGCTGACGCAACGTTCTTGATTAACGCAAAAAATGACACTATCGATAATTCGTCAAAAGAACTCAGTAAAAAGTCGAGTGCTAACAATAATTATTTACGTAAAGACCTTGTGGTAACAGCAACTCCATTAAAACTTCAAAAAAAGGAGAATAGTGGACCAGGCTTACCAGATGATCTATTCGAGCTTCAGCAACGTATTACGAAAGAAATACTCAATTCAAAATTGGAGGGAAGGGAAATGCTGGTATTGCAG ATTAAATATGTTTGTAAACATGTTTATGGGTAA
- the LOC117189379 gene encoding uncharacterized protein LOC117189379, whose product MRQSSVAFVVTVAFVLFVAFQEPVCATNNYLWGEIGANDYKLAKDTVKKAFFVGLVQTKKYVFKQSDNLDELTITAIQITDKKKNNGATAELISGGPGSKGTTILFKSVRGYGINDVVEIWGR is encoded by the exons ATGAGGCAAAGTTCCGTAGCTTTTGTAGTGACAGTAGCTTTCGTCTTATTCGTCGCTTTCCAGGAACCGGTGTGTGCCACTAACAACTACCTCTGGGGCGAAATTGGGGCCAATGACTACAAGCTAGCCAAGGATACAGTCAAGAAAGCATTTTTTGTTGGTCTGGTACAAACTAAGAAATATGTTTTTAAACAGTCG GACAACCTAGACGAGTTAACTATTACTGCCATTCAAATCACTgacaaaaagaaaaataatggAGCCACTGCCGAGCTTATAAGCGGTGGCCCTGGTTCGAAGGGTACtacaattttatttaaatcagTGCGTGGCTATGGCATTAACGATGTTGTTGAAATATGGGGCCGATAA
- the LOC117189380 gene encoding uncharacterized protein LOC117189380 encodes MYFSSVFLLLLGSYVCLINGLGGSSSEGNDYTWGTKLTTDTLIAREVITKTKMLLQTTTKTYTLTQAGTAKTISYIHITDLKRMRGATAEITSGGVGDTTVTIKFTSLRGSGIKSQVEIYGA; translated from the coding sequence atgtacttcagcagTGTGTTCTTGTTGCTACTAGGCTCCTATGTCTGTTTGATCAACGGTCTAGGCGGCAGTAGTAGCGAAGGTAACGATTATACGTGGGGTACTAAATTAACAACTGATACCCTGATTGCACGCGAGGTCATAACTAAAACAAAGATGCTGCTGCAAACCACAACTAAAACATATACGCTGACCCAGGCGGGCACCGCCAAAACTATAAGTTATATACACATTACGGATCTAAAACGCATGCGCGGTGCAACTGCGGAGATCACTTCTGGCGGTGTAGGTGACACGACAGTGACAATCAAATTTACTTCTTTAAGAGGATCCGGAATTAAATCTCAAGTGGAAATATATGGAGCATGA
- the LOC117189382 gene encoding probable salivary secreted peptide, translating into MATNYKSLIRLLVVTSCVATAYAVSSTWGNISNSAQLLHAENVANASSPGRYVNHEIKYPKNGIGNGRIITGIRAFDQVTNSTGGHATIYSGGPGFNFVHIKLQSQYNYGLIFRVEIYGK; encoded by the exons ATGGCAACGAACTACAAGAGTCTAATACGTTTGCTAGTAGTCACAAGCTGTGTGGCAACAGCCTATGCAGTATCCAGTACATGGGGAAATATTTCAAACTCAGCTCAACTTTTACATGCTGAAAACGTGGCAAACGCATCGTCTCCGGGACGATATGTTAACCATGAGATTAAATATCCGAAAAAC GGCATTGGTAACGGGAGAATCATTACGGGAATACGGGCGTTCGACCAGGTGACGAATAGCACGGGTGGACATGCTACAATTTACTCTGGAGGTCCCGGTTTCAACTTTGTACACATCAAGCTTCAATCTCAGTACAACTATGGCCTTATATTTCGAGTTGAAATTTACGGAAAATAA